The nucleotide window TGAGGTGGTCAAGGTGCAGGCTGTCGGCGGAGGCTCGGGTGGCAATGGCGGCTACGTCGTGCAGCCCTTGGCGTCGGCGAGAACTGCTGTGCGTGTGGTGGTGACGAGAACCCGGAAGGGTTACCAGTGGGCGCAGATCGCCCGCAACGGCAGCGCCGGCGCCATCTCCCCGAAAACGTATGACACGAAGTCGAATGCGGTGCGCGCTGCCAAGCGTCAGGCCGCTCTGGTGGGTGGGGTGGTGGAGGTCCAGTGATCGTCTACGAGAACATCCCGGAGAAGGTGTCTGAGTATCGCGGCACCATCGAGGTGTACGAGGACGAGATCTTGCAGGTCGACCTCGATGCCAAGAGCGTGGTCGCCAGACATCCCGAGTGGCGTTGGCGGTGTAAGTCCCGCAACGGTCAGATCCTCGCTCAGGGGGAAGGCTATCGGCGTAGGTCGGGGGCTCTCAACGCCATCGACACCCAGTACGCGGCGCGGTTGAAGGTTGGTGGCATCAACTACGACGTGGTCCCGCGTGGGCAAGAACGGCAGATGCTCGTCTGCCCGTGGCGTGTGGTGATCCTCGACCGCCACGGAGACATCGACAAGATCGGAGCACTCTACTGATGAGCGAGGACAACCCCGTATCCCGCAACCTGCCGGGAAACCCTTTCACCGATAACTACGCGGCCATGACGGCTGAGCAGTCCGCATGGTTCGCCATCGCCTACGAGATTCGCACACTCACCATCGCCCTCACGGAGCAGACATACAACCTGAACGGCAGTCCTCTCTGTGACGAACTGCGAGATCGGCTGGGCCTGAACGGCGGCGGTGTGTCATGACTCGCATCCTTGGTGTGTCCGCTGTACCGGGTTTCTTCCCACCCGGACCTGTTGATTGGTCGAACGGGCAGACGTTGGTGCCGGCCGAAGACCTGGAGCAGGCGCAGGCACGCATCGCCGAACTCGAAGTGGCGCTGAGAAGGAAGCGGCTCATCTTCGACCAGGTATGCAACGACCGTGCCGCCCTCAATGCTGACGTCAATCGCTTATCCGCTGACCGTCTCGAATCTGAGGCCACCGCAGACGATGTGGTGGAGAAGGCCGAACAGTTCACAGCCGAGCAAGTACGCGACGCCATCATCGAGGTGTTGGACCAGAACGCGGTGTCGCTGTGGCTGCCCTACGGGGACACACCTCACGGCACCGTCCATCCCGAAGATGTCGGCCATGTCGCCCGATGGGTAGTTGCAAAGCTGCGGGGGGAGTCATGACCGATCCCGCCGTAGACGCAGCACAGAGGGCGTGTGAACCGCATGGCGTCTCGCACTTCGTCGGCCCGGGAAGGTACGCCCTGCGTGGTGCCCGTGAAGCCTCGCACCACTCCGGGAACTGCATCGGCTCGACGGCTGCCCCGAACGCGACGACTGTACCGATCCCGAACACCTGACGCTGTGCTCGGGCTGCTACCAGGAATGGCCCTGCCGCACCGCACCCCTCATCTATTCCTCTGACGAGTTGGGAGATACCCCATGACACCCACACCCGCCGAGATCGCGGCGGCACACCAGTCGTACGAGTGGGCAGGTGGCGTGTGCTGCACCTGCGGCCCCGACTACTACATCAACGACGCCGAGCATGGTGCCCACGTCATCGCTGCTCTGTCTGAGCACTACCACTGCCCACGTCATCGCTGCTCTGTCTGAGCACTACCACCTACTACCCAAGGCGGAACCGGGCGGCGAAGACGACGACCGCGCCGAGTGGCTGGACGGGGAAGTGATGGCCGCCCGAGGCAAGCGGGTGGTGCGGCTCTACTTCGAGGACCCTCGCAATACGCCTGAGGATGCCCGCGAACTCGCATCCGCCCTGGCGTCTGCTGCTGATGTTGCGGAGGAGCCGAGATGAGCGACGCAGACGAAAAGGCGGTCGCTGAGGCGCTATACGCGGTCGAGAGCGTGCACCACTTCCACGGCACTGAATGCCTCTGCGGCTTCAACTCTCACCGGGCGCGCGAACGCACCGCCCACATCACACGCCTGGCCCTAGGGGAGCTGTTGGGCCACGACTTCGTCAGAAAGGCGGCATTCGATGTCTGACATCGGTTTCGGTCCTGTTGGTGATCCCCCGATCATCCACGGCGGCAACAGCTATGTGACCCGTGATGGGTATGGGCGTCCGACGTATCTGGTGGACCGGCGACTCCTGGAGAAGGCGGAGGCACGCATCGCCGAACTCGAAGACCAGCTGCGTCCTATGTCGCCACTGAGACAGCAAGCCGACACCTACCTGCGGATACTGCGCCACCCTGAAATCTACCGCCACCTACGCGCGGGAGCGGGGTCGTGGTCCGACCAGATCGACGCGCGTATCACCACTGTCGCTGCTGATCGGGATCACTGGCGGGCGGAAGCAGAGAAAGCCCGCGACCTCCCCGCACCGGACGCCGGCAACCCCGAGCACCTGAGATTCGCGGCGAACATCCTGATCGACCGGGCACTCAAGTTGGGAGTCAAATTCCGTGCTGAAGCGGCTCTCGGCCCGTTCAACGCCGACGAACTCCGCAATGCTGCCCGTCGTCTCGAATCTGAGGCCACCGCAGACGATGTGGTGGAGAGGATCGCCCGCGAGCTGTACCGACGCCTATACCCCGGCCCAATCGGCACCCACGACTCAGCGCGCACCCGAGAAAGTGACGCCGCCGAAATGGATATGGCCTATCGGAAGTGGGATGAAGGCCGCGAAGGGTTTGCGCCGGGGCGGCAGTGTCGCGAGATTGCCGCCCATATCGCTGGGCTTCTGCGGGGTGACCGATGAGCGCCGCAGAGGAAGCAAGGAAGCTGCTCGAAGGCATCACACCCGGGCCGTGGGAAGCAGAACCCTGGGATGGCACCACACGCGAGTCTGTCGGCGTCTTCGCCGGGAGCGTATGGGGTCCGCGAGTTGCAGGGCTGATCACGTCCTCCGCCGACGCCGAGTTCATTGCCGCTACACCCGAGTTGGTGCCCGCTCTGCTCGCCGAACTCGACCAGGCGAAGGCGGACCTCGATGCTGCCGCATACCGGCACGGACAACTACAGTCCCGCATCGCCAACCGAGACGCCACCATCCAACGGGTACGGGAGCTAATCGCCGAGTGGTCGTGGACGGAACACCACCACGACGAACCGGTCTATGAGATATGGAAGCCGCTCGCCCGCATCGTCGGGGGTGAGTCGTGAGCGACATTCCGGAGTGGCGTGCAGGATCGCTCGCCGACAACCTCGCCGTCGCACTGAGGACCCGACTTGCCGAGACCGGAGTCTCGCAGGGCGATCTCGCGCGTCGCGCCGGCGTCAGCGAAAAGCACCTGTCGCAGGTCATCAACGGACGCGCCGGTGCCTCGGTAGCAACCTGGGACCGACTCTTTGTCGCGCTGAATACAGCGAATGACGCTCGCCAAGACACCGTCGGGGTGAGTTGTGACCTGCCGCTGCAACCCCTCGAAGCCGTCATCGACTGGCTACTACCCCGACTCCGGATACTCCCACCCCTGCTACCCGAAGGCGCGAATCCTGCTGTGCACAACGGGAAAACCCACCATCGGGGTAGATGAGGGTGGAGGGTGCTGTGAAACCGGCATGACGCTGCGGAGTCAGCAGAGATTACTTCACTCTGGTGCGGTAGGCACGAGCCGTGGAGCGGGTGCCACGGACAGGGTGGGAGTAATTGTCATTGGCTGAACTCCTTCGCAGTTCGGTCAGTGCCGGGTGTCACAGCACCTGGCCACCCTCATTCTACCCCGATGGTGGGGTTTTCCCGTTGTGCCACAGCAGGATTCGCGCCTTCGGGTAGCAGGGGTGGGAGTATCCGGAGTCGGGGTAGTAGCCAGTCGATGACGGCTTCGAGGGGGTTGCAGCGGCAGGTCACAACTCACCCCCGACGGTGTCTTGGCGAGCGTCATTCGCTGTATTCAGCGCGACAAAGAGTCGGTCCCAGGTTGCTACCGAGGCACCGGCGCGTCCGTTGATGACCTGCGACAGGTGCTTTTCGCTGACGCCGGCGCGACGCGCGAGATCGCCCTGCGAGACTCCGGTCTCGGCAAGTCGGGTCCTCAGTGCGACGGCGAGGTTGTCGGCGAGCGATCCTGCACGCCACTCCGGAATGTCGCTCACGACTCACCCCCGACGATGCGGGCGAGCGGCTTCCATATCTCATAGACCGGTTCGTCGTGGTGGTGTTCCGTCCACGACCACTCGGCGATTAGCTCCCGTACCCGTTGGATGGTGGCGTCTCGGTTGGCGATGCGGGACTGTAGTTGTCCGTGCCGGTATGCGGCAGCATCGAGGTCCGCCTTCGCCTGGTCGAGTTCGGCGAGCAGAGCGGGCACCAACTCGGGTGTAGCGGCAATGAACTCGGCGTCGGCGGAGGACGTGATCAGCCCTGCAACTCGCGGACCCCATACGCTCCCGGCGAAGACGCCGACAGACTCGCGTGTGGTGCCATCCCAGGGTTCTGCTTCCCACGGCCCGGGTGTGATGCCTTCGAGCAGCTTCCTTGCTTCCTCTGCGGCGCTCATCGGTCACCCCGCAGAAGCCCAGCGATATGGGCGGCAATCTCGCGACACTGCCGCCCCGGCGCAAACCCTTCGCGGCCTTCATCCCACTTCCGATAGGCCATATCCATTTCGGCGGCGTCACTTTCTCGGGTGCGCGCTGAGTCGTGGGTGCCGATTGGGCCGGGGTATAGGCGTCGGTACAGCTCGCGGGCGATCCTCTCCACCACATCGTCTGCGGTGGCCTCAGATTCGAGACGACGGGCAGCATTGCGGAGTTCGTCGGCGTTGAACGGGCCGAGAGCCGCTTCAGCACGGAATTTGACTCCCAACTTGAGTGCCCGGTCGATCAGGATGTTCGCCGCGAATCTCAGGTGCTCGGGGTTGCCGGCGTCCGGTGCGGGGAGGTCGCGGGCTTTCTCTGCTTCCGCCCGCCAGTGATCCCGATCAGCAGCGACAGTGGTGATACGCGCGTCGATCTGGTCGGACCACGACCCCGCTCCCGCGCGTAGGTGGCGGTAGATTTCAGGGTGGCGCAGTATCCGCAGGTAGGTGTCGGCTTGCTGTCTCAGTGGCGACATAGGACGCAGCTGGTCTTCGAGTTCGGCGATGCGTGCCTCCGCCTTCTCCAGGAGTCGCCGGTCCACCAGATACGTCGGACGCCCATACCCATCACGGGTCACATAGCTGTTGCCGCCGTGGATGATCGGGGGATCACCAACAGGACCGAAACCGATGTCAGACATCGAATGCCGCCTTTCTGACGAAGTCGTGGCCCAACAGCTCCCCTAGGGCCAGGCGTGTGATGTGGGCGGTGCGTTCGCGCGCCCGGTGAGAGTTGAAGCCGCAGAGGCATTCAGTGCCGTGGAAGTGGTGCACGCTCTCGACCGCGTATAGCGCCTCAGCGACCGCCTTTTCGTCTGCGTCGCTCATCTCGGCTCCTCCGCAACATCAGCAGCAGACGCCAGGGCGGATGCGAGTTCGCGGGCATCCTCAGGCGTATTGCGAGGGTCCTCGAAGTAGAGCCGCACCACCCGCTTGCCTCGGGCGGCCATCACTTCCCCGTCCAGCCACTCGGCGCGGTCGTCGTCTTCGCCGCCCGGTTCCGCCTTGGGTAGTAGGTGGTAGTGCTCAGACAGAGCAGCGATGACGTGGGCAGTGGTAGTGCTCAGACAGAGCAGCGATGACGTGGGCACCATGCTCGGCGTCGTTGATGTAGTAGTCGGGGCCGCAGGTGCAGCACACGCCACCTGCCCACTCGTACGACTGGTGTGCCGCCGCGATCTCGGCGGGTGTGGGTGTCATGGGGTATCTCCCAACTCGTCAGAGGAATAGATGAGGGGTGCGGTGCGGCAGGGCCATTCCTGGTAGCAGCCCGAGCACAGCGTCAGGTGTTCGGGATCGGTACAGTCGTCGCGTTCGGGCAGCCGTCGAGCCGATGCAGTTCCCGGAGTGGTGCGAGGGCTTCACGGGCACCACGCAGGGCGTACCTTCCCGGGCCGACGAAGTGCGAGACGCCATGCGGTTCACACGCCCTCTGTGCTGCGTCTACGGCGGGATCGGTCATGACTCCCCCCGCAGCTTTGCAACTACCCATCGGGCGACATGGCCGACATCTTCGGGATGGACGGTGCCGTGAGGTGTGTCCCCGTAGGGCAGCCACAGCGACACCGCGTTCTGGTCCAACACCTCGATGATGGCGTCGCGTACTTGCTCGGCTGTGAACTGTTCGGCCTTCTCCACCACATCGTCTGCGGTGGCCTCAGATTCGAGACGGTCAGCGGATAAGCGATTGACGTCAGCATTGAGGGCGGCACGGTCGTTGCATACCTGGTCGAAGATGAGCCGCTTCCTTCTCAGCGCCACTTCGAGTTCGGCGATGCGTGCCTGCGCCTGCTCCAGGTCTTCGGCCGGCACCAACGTCTGCCCGTTCGACCAATCAACAGGTCCGGGTGGGAAGAAACCCGGTACAGCGGACACACCAAGGATGCGAGTCATGACACACCGCCGCCGTTCAGGCCCAGCCGATCTCGCAGTTCGTCACAGAGAGGACTGCCGTTCAGGTTGTATGTCTGCTCCGTGAGGGCGATGGTGAGTGTGCGAATCTCGTAGGCGATGGCGAACCATGCGGACTGCTCAGCCGTCATGGCCGCGTAGTTATCGGTGAAAGGGTTTCCCGGCAGGTTGCGGGATACGGGGTTGTCCTCGCTCATCAGTAGAGTGCTCCGATCTTGTCGATGTCTCCGTGGCGGTCGAGGATCACCACACGCCACGGGCAGACGAGCATCTGCCGTTCTTGCCCACGCGGGACCACGTCGTAGTTGATGCCACCAACCTTCAACCGCGCCGCGTACTGGGTGTCGATGGCGTTGAGAGCCCCCGACCTACGCCGATAGCCTTCCCCTGAGCGAGGATCTGACCGTTGCGGGACTTACACCGCCAACGCCACTCGGGATGTCTGGCGACCACGCTCTTGGCATCGAGGTCGACCTGCAAGATCTCGTCCTCGTACACCTCGATGGTGCCGCGATACTCAGACACCTTCTCCGGGATGTTCTCGTAGACGATCACTGGACCTCCACCACCCCACCCACCAGAGCGGCCTGACGCTTGGCAGCGCGCACCGCATTCGACTTCGTGTCATACGTTTTCGGGGAGATGGCGCCGGCGCTGCCGTTGCGGGCGATCTGCGCCCACTGGTAACCCTTCCGGGTTCTCGTCACCACCACACGCACAGCAGTTCTCGCCGACGCCAAGGGCTGCACGACGTAGCCGCCATTGCCACCCGAGCCTCCGCCGACAGCCTGCACCTTGACCACCTCAACCGCCTTGAACGCCTCGCCGTCGAAAGCCTTCTTGTTGTTGCTCATTCGTTGTCTCCTTTGGTTCTCCCCACGCAGGGGATGTGTCGTGTCTTCTCTGCACCTGTTGCGGGGGAACGGAGTACGCAAAGCTCCCCCGGCCTGGCCGCGCACTCAGGGCACGGCCTCTCGATCGCCCCCCACAGGAGGTAGGACTCCGGAACCTCAGCCCACCGCATCGCACACCTCGACCCCGCCGGCATCATCGAGCAACGCCCACCGGCCCGACAGCAGGACAGCCACATCGCTGGACGGCTGCCGGAACTTCGACACCAACCAGCCCTTCGCGTACGCCTGCGCCGGATTGCGGCCGATGAAGTCATGGCAGCCGCGGCACACCAGCAGACAATTCGACAGGGCGTTGATCTGTGGGTCTTTCGATCCGCCCATGCCGCGGTTAGCTCGGTGGTGATAGTCCTGCCCTGTGCCGGTACACCAGTCGGTTTGGACTTCGCAGCGACCCATCGCCCGCACCGCAGCAGCAGCCTTCACATCCGCAGAGAAGCCCGTCATGACGCCGTCTTCCTCTGCTGCCACGCCACCGACGTCAACGCTGCCGGACAACGCCGCCCATGCCGCTCATACCGGCGCTTCATCGACGCCGGCAGCATCCCCACCCGACGCGATGCCTCCTCCGCCCCAACACCCATCGACAGCAGATACTCGAAGTCGGAGAACAGGTCTTCGGCAGTGCGGGGTTTGTCCACCACTTCCGGCTCATAGGTGGGGTCATCGATACGGTCCTCATCCCACGCCAACGGAGGCAACCAACCTTTCGCCTTCGCCCGATGCCGCGCCTTCCGATCAGTTCCGGGAACCATCTGCAACTGCGCGAACAAGGACGTCACATCCCGTGCTCGACGAACCGCAATGTTGCGGGACTGTCCGAGGAACAACTCCGAAGTGCTGCCATTCTCCGGCCAACCCAGACGGCTGATCAGATCCGTCTGCGAATACCCGTTCGCCACCAACGCCTGCAATCGGCGGGTTGTGCCCAGGGCGGGGACGCGGTCCTGTCGCACAAACTCGACACCGGTACGCGGAACAGGGATTTGGAGGATGCGGTCGGCGGTAGCTTGGCGGACCTGTTTGCTCGGACCGTATCCGCGTTGCCCGTACAGCAGATGCTGGATGGTGCTGTGCGGGACGCCGAACTCCTCTTCGAGCCGTTTGTTCCCCACTCCTGCGTCACGCAGCTTGAGGATGTGCTCGCGTACAGGCTGGGCGTCGACCAGGTCGGGAGTCCAACGTCCGTAGGCGCGTTGCCGGCGGTGGTGTTGGGCGTAGTGCATTTCGCACATGCCGCGCGCTTTGACGGGCTTCCCGCATTGGCAGGTCATGCCGCCCCCTGCTTCCACATGGCCTGACGTTCACGCGGAGTCGTACCCCCAACCACACCGTGCGGTTCACGGTTGTCCAACGCCCACTGCAAACACACCTCCCGGCGGTCACAGCCGGCGCAGATCCGTTTCGCGTCAGCGGTTTGCGTCACCCCGTAATGGGAGGGAAAGAACGCGTCCGGGTCTGAGGAGGCGCAGGGAGCGCCCTCATGCCAGGCCGGCGGTTTCGGCAGATCAGAAACATTCCGGTTGCGGTTCAACACATTCGCACCGGGGAACGTGTTCGACGACCCCAACGCCTGCTTCTTCTCGTCCAGGGTGTTGGATCTTCTGCCCTGATCCATTCGGGTGGTGGAGGGTTCGATGTGGAAGCCGTTACTCATGGGTGTATCTCCTGAGGATGTCTTGAGCGTCGTGATGGGCCAGGCAATTCGGGCATGGGATGATGTCGCCGGTGCGGTCTCCCCAGCGCATACGGACCATGTGGCCGTAGCCGAGATCGAAACCACACACCCCGCAAATAGGGCGGCTCATGACGCCTCCTCGAAGAGGGATGGTTGGTCGTCAACTGCCGTGATCGACCAGCCATGGACGAACGCGCCAGGGAGTCCGCTGTCGAGCAGTCGGCCCGCGTCATCTGTCCGTATGCGACGAGGCAGGACGGTGCG belongs to Gordonia westfalica and includes:
- a CDS encoding YegP family protein, with amino-acid sequence MIVYENIPEKVSEYRGTIEVYEDEILQVDLDAKSVVARHPEWRWRCKSRNGQILAQGEGYRRRSGALNAIDTQYAARLKVGGINYDVVPRGQERQMLVCPWRVVILDRHGDIDKIGALY
- a CDS encoding helix-turn-helix domain-containing protein yields the protein MSDIPEWRAGSLADNLAVALRTRLAETGVSQGDLARRAGVSEKHLSQVINGRAGASVATWDRLFVALNTANDARQDTVGVSCDLPLQPLEAVIDWLLPRLRILPPLLPEGANPAVHNGKTHHRGR
- a CDS encoding helix-turn-helix domain-containing protein, with translation MSDIPEWRAGSLADNLAVALRTRLAETGVSQGDLARRAGVSEKHLSQVINGRAGASVATWDRLFVALNTANDARQDTVGGEL
- a CDS encoding WhiB family transcriptional regulator, producing the protein MSNGFHIEPSTTRMDQGRRSNTLDEKKQALGSSNTFPGANVLNRNRNVSDLPKPPAWHEGAPCASSDPDAFFPSHYGVTQTADAKRICAGCDRREVCLQWALDNREPHGVVGGTTPRERQAMWKQGAA